Proteins encoded within one genomic window of Cucumis sativus cultivar 9930 chromosome 3, Cucumber_9930_V3, whole genome shotgun sequence:
- the LOC101204082 gene encoding pirin-like protein, giving the protein MMALHRNHLGSIIKEPRFVVKKFLARPQHEGLGAVVRRSIGRSELKYFDPFLVLDEFSVSAPGGFPDHPHRGFETVTYMLQGAMIHEDFEGHKGRIEVGDLQWMTAGKGIVHSEIPSSIGTQRGLQLWINLSSKHKMIEPRYQEIHNENIVEATREGVKVRVIAGEALGVKSPIYTKTPTMYLDFTLVPGSRIEQPIPTGWNAFVYVLEGDGGVFGSMKLMPTVTPHHLLLLGNGDGLEVWNKSSTKTLRFILVGGEPLNESVVQLGPFVMNTQEEIDQTVEDFENCTNGFERARHWKSS; this is encoded by the exons ATGATGGCTCTACACAGGAATCATTTAGgttcaataataaaagagcCTCGTTTTGTAGTTAAGAAGTTTCTTGCTAGACCTCAACATGAAGGCCTTGGAGCTGTTGTTAGAAGAAGCATCGGCAG gTCTGAGCTTAAATACTTTGATCCATTCCTTGTTCTTGATGAGTTTTCTG TGAGTGCACCTGGTGGGTTTCCTGATCATCCACATAGAGGATTTGAAACTGTCACTTACATGTTacag gGAGCAATGATACATGAAGATTTTGAAGGGCATAAAGGAAGAATTGAAGTTGGTGACTTGCAATGGATGACTGCTGGCAAAGGCATTGTTCATTCTGAAATACCTTCTTCCATTGGCACCCAACGTGGCTTACAACTTTGGATCAATCTTTCCTCCAAACACAAAAT gATTGAACCGAGGTATCAAGAAATACACAACGAGAACATAGTGGAAGCTACAAGAGAAGGAGTAAAAGTGAGAGTGATAGCGGGTGAAGCCTTGGGAGTAAAATCCCCAATCTACACCAAAACTCCAACCATGTACTTGGACTTCACTCTCGTCCCTGGATCCCGCATTGAGCAGCCAATCCCGACGGGGTGGAATGCGTTCGTGTACGTGCTAGAAGGCGATGGCGGAGTATTCGGAAGCATGAAATTGATGCCGACGGTTACACCACATCACCTTCTTTTGTTAGGGAATGGGGATGGGTTGGAGGTTTGGAACAAGTCATCCACCAAAACTCTAAGGTTCATATTGGTTGGAGGTGAGCCATTGAATGAGAGTGTTGTGCAGTTGGGGCCATTTGTGATGAACACTCAAGAAGAGATTGACCAAACCGTTGAGGATTTTGAGAATTGTACAAATGGCTTTGAGAGAGCAAGGCATTGGAAGAGTTCTTAA
- the LOC101204320 gene encoding exopolygalacturonase yields the protein MHFGAKPDAITDNSKALSSAWSEACTNNGGGIVLIPAKGRFLVLPLLLQGPCHGFIRIQLDGELLAPLDEHFATGDYWLSIDQVNNLFIDGLGSLDGRGSTAWPSTSHNRPVSMRLNGINNARITNIKSYNSKLFHFAMHGCRDVTFDHVTVIAPANSPNTDGIHISSSSGINIMHSTIGTGDDCISLGPGSKFINITNIQCGPGHGISIGSLGKYPNEEDVFEVTVRDSTFIGTSNGVRIKTWSSSYSSMVSKVTFLNLQMNNVKNPIIIDQNYCPGSCGSQKMMSKSMVQIKDVRYEGIRGSSNTQVAVDFECSEVVPCQGIVLQDINLPFNGGGRTTSNCHNVRGSAFGHQLPPSCL from the exons atgcattttggtGCCAAACCTGATGCAATAACGGATAATAGTAAG GCATTAAGTAGTGCATGGAGTGAAGCTTGTACAAATAACGGAGGTGGCATTGTTTTAATACCAGCAAAAGGAAGGTTCTTGGTTTTGCCACTGCTTCTCCAAGGTCCATGCCATGGCTTCATTCGTATACAACTCGATGGTGAACTATTGGCTCCCCTCGACGAGCATTTCGCTACTGGTGACTATTGGCTTAGTATCGATCAAGTCAACAACCTTTTTATTGATGGTTTAGGTAGCTTGGACGGTCGCGGTTCTACCGCTTGGCCTTCCACCTCACATAATCGTCCTGTC TCTATGAGACTCAATGGTATCAACAATGCAAGAATTACCAATATAAAATCCTACAATAGCAAGCTCTTCCATTTCGCTATGCATGGATGTCGTGATGTCACGTTTGATCACGTTACAGTGATAGCTCCAGCAAACAGTCCCAATACAGATGGAATCCACATTTCATCATCAAGTGGTATCAACATCATGCATTCGACAATCGGTACTGGAGATGATTGCATCTCCTTGGGTCCTGGAAGCAAATTCATCAACATAACTAACATTCAATGTGGTCCTGGACATGGAATCAGCATTGGTAGCCTTGGAAAGTACCCAAACGAAGAAGATGTCTTTGAAGTCACAGTAAGAGACTCCACATTCATTGGCACATCCAACGGTGTGAGGATCAAAACATGGTCGTCTTCGTATTCCAGCATGGTTAGCAAGGTCACATTTCTCAATCTCCAAATGAACAATGTCAAAAATCCTATCATCATCGACCAAAATTATTGTCCAGGCTCTTGCGGTTCACAAAAAATG ATGAGTAAATCAATGGTGCAGATTAAGGATGTGAGATACGAAGGCATAAGGGGGAGTTCAAATACACAAGTGGCAGTAGATTTTGAATGCAGCGAAGTTGTTCCATGTCAAGGCATAGTGTTACAAGACATTAACCTTCCTTTTAATGGTGGTGGGAGGACAACTTCCAATTGTCATAATGTTAGAGGTTCTGCTTTTGGCCATCAATTACCTCCATCTTGCCTTTAG
- the LOC101204566 gene encoding exopolygalacturonase — protein sequence MAYLVALSSAWSGACGNNGGGVVLIPAQGKFLVLPLLLQGPCHGVIRIQLDGELLASSDKQFAIGDHWLSIENVNNLFIDGLGRLTGSGASAWPSNSLNRPISMKFNNVNTASIKNISSFDSKFFHFAVHASRDVTFDNVTVVAPANSPNTDGIHISTSSGINIMHSTIGTGDDCISLGPGSKMINISNVHCGPGHGISIGSLGKNPNEEDVFDVTVRDSTFIGTSNGARIKSWSSPYSSMVSKVTFLNLQMNNVKNPIIIDQSYCPDSCAPNKMNKSMVQIKDVRYQGITGSSNTPVAVDFECSQVLPCQGIVLQDINLTFNGGGKTTSICHNVKGSASGQQLPPSCL from the exons atgGCATATCTTGTA GCATTAAGCAGTGCATGGAGTGGAGCTTGTGGAAATAATGGAGGTGGGGTTGTTTTAATACCAGCACAAGGAAAGTTCTTGGTTCTGCCATTGTTGCTTCAAGGTCCATGCCATGGCGTCATTCGTATACAGCTTGATGGCGAACTGTTGGCTTCCTCTGATAAGCAATTTGCCATCGGCGACCATTGGCTTAGTATCGAAAATGTCAACAACTTGTTCATCGACGGTTTGGGTCGCTTGACCGGCAGTGGTGCTTCTGCTTGGCCTTCCAACTCTCTTAACCGTCCCATC TCTATGAAATTCAATAATGTCAATACTGCAAGTATCAAGAACATAAGCTCCTTCGACAGcaaattcttccattttgcTGTGCATGCATCTCGTGATGTGACGTTTGATAACGTTACAGTGGTAGCTCCAGCAAACAGTCCCAACACAGATGGAATCCACATTTCAACGTCAAGTGGTATAAACATCATGCATTCGACAATCGGTACTGGAGATGATTGCATCTCATTGGGTCCTGGAAGCAAAATGATCAACATAAGTAACGTTCATTGTGGTCCTGGTCATGGAATTAGCATTGGTAGCCTTGGAAAGAACCCAAACGAAGAAGACGTCTTTGATGTCACAGTAAGAGACTCCACATTCATTGGCACATCCAACGGTGCGAGGATCAAATCATGGTCGTCTCCGTATTCCAGTATGGTTAGCAAGGTCACATTTCTCAATCTCCAAATGAACAATGTCAAAAACCCTATCATCATCGATCAAAGTTATTGTCCAGACTCTTGCGCTCCAAATAAAATG AATAAATCAATGGTGCAGATTAAAGATGTGAGATATCAAGGCATAACGGGGAGTTCAAATACACCAGTGGCAGTAGATTTTGAATGCAGCCAAGTTCTTCCATGTCAAGGCATAGTGTTACAAGACATTAACCTTACTTTCAATGGTGGTGGGAAGACAACTTCCATTTGTCATAATGTTAAGGGTTCTGCATCTGGTCAACAATTACCTCCCTCTTGCCTTTAA